The sequence below is a genomic window from Thalassomonas haliotis.
GAAGCACGAAACTGCACATAATCATTGATGATCCACGACAAGGCGGCTTTAGGTTTTAAAATATCGCCGACATCGGAAAAACGTTCATAACGCGCCGCCAACTGCATATCCAGGCGTTCAACAAAAGGTAAACCTTCAAGCAAAGGAATGGCAAATTCACTATAAGCCGAAAATACATTACGGCTGCCGCTGGCATCCGGGGTCGGGCTGCTGCCAAGTACAACACTGGCATATTGATCGACATCTTTGGCGCCGCCAACAATATCCAGGAAAGACTCACTGGTATTTAAGGCATCGGAGCGCACATCGGAAAAACTCTCATAGCGGTATTCTATACCGGCGGCAAAACCGACATCCCCCGCCGGTAATTCAAAGATATCACCTTTAGAGATTTTAAAATCAACCAAGGCCAGCTCAGTTTCACTGTCGCGTACCACATCGATCATAAAGTTGTCGATCACCGTCTGGCTGTTGCCGGTCGGGTCACCGACATTGGTATTATTAACATCGGCGCCGTTGAAAACATCATAGGCGGTGGCCTGATCTGTGCTGTTAATCGCTTGCTGGAATCTTTGGCTGTGAATACGGTTCGCTTTATCTTCTGTGGTCGCTTTAGAATAAAGTACCGCACTGTCCCAGTCCCAGTCGTTAAAGTAGCCCCGCAGGCCGGTTAGCAGCCGGTAGCTTTTATCGGTGACTTCAATATTACGCGGCCCGGTATCCACGGGGCGGTATTTTCTCAAATCAACGGTTTCGCCAAAGGGATTATAAAATGCGTCGGCGGCTATGGTAAAGCGCTGCGAAGTTAAATTGGCGGTCTGCTCACGCACCCGTTCGGCTTCGGCATAATAATACAGGGCTTCGGCATAAAGCTCGGTGCTCTCGCTGAGTTCATGGGTAAGCAGGCCGTAAAAATTCGCCCTTTCTATGCCTGAGCTTAATGAGCGTTCACTGTTCCTGTCATAACCGTCGCTTGTTGGTTGGCTGCCGCCATCAACGCAAACCCCTTCAACATTAAGAGTCGTGGTCGGGTTGCCGACATCCGCCGAGTCTTCACAGCCCGATAAACTATCCGGTTGCAAATGGAAAGTCCCTAAAGTGGAAGTGCGAAACTCACCCCAGGGGGTAGAAGAGTTCAAACCGTTTAAATCACTGTTATAAATCGGATTTCCGTCATCATCGGTGCCGGTAATGCCCACTTCATCGGGAAAACGGCTGTTGCCGCGCAAATCTGAGCTGGCCGAGTAAGACTTTTCGCTGGCCATGATCATTTCCCGCTTATAATAACCGCCAGAAAGAGATAGATGACTCTTGTTATCGTTAAAATAAAACCCGCTTGCGCCGCTCAGGTTGAGGGTATCCCGGGCAGTACCTTCTTCACTGCCGTAATTGACATTAAGCTCTGAGCCTTCGTAATCATCTTTAAGGGCATAATTAACCACACCGGCAACCGCATCTGAGCCATAGATGGCAGCAGCGCCGTCACGTAATACTTCTACCCTTTTTAAACCGCGCACCGGCAAGGTGTTGGCATTTGCCGTGGTTACCGGCACAAAATTTTCCGATTGTGTGCCCGGATGTAATACCAGGCGGCGGCCGTTAAGCAACACCAAAGTATTACCCGTGCCCAGGCCGCGCAGGTTATAAGACGACACATCACCGCGGGCATCGTTAACACCGCCAACCACGCGGGAGCTGTTAAAGGCAACATCTCCCTGCTGCGGGATTTCAGCCAATAATTCTGCGCCGGAAACCGCGCCGCTGTTTTCTATATCTTCTGCTGAAATAGCGGTTACCGGCAAAGCGCCGGTATCATGATTCACTTTGATATGTGAGCCGATCACACTGATGCGTTCAACCTTCTTTTCTGCGGCGCTTGTTTGCTGGTTATCTGTTTGCTGGCTGTCGGCCTGTTGGGCATAGGCCTGCCCTACTACACTTGCCTGGGCTGCTAACGCGGAAATTACACATAAGCTAAGATGCTTTAAGTTATGTTTATATTTAGGTACAGGTACAGAGCTTTGTTTCATCATTGTCACCGCCATCAGTTGTATGTTTGCGTTTTATTGCCGGCTGTTAAGTCAGCCGATTATTGTTATAACCAACACCTTGCCCAATAATTTGCCTCAGCACCATTGACTCTTCGTTAACACCCCATAACCTGAAGTTATACAAACAGCGTCACTGCTATCAATATAGCCTCCAGGAGCCTGTACCGGACAAGTTTTTCGAAAAAACTCCCGCGAACGCCATTTTCAACCGGCTAATAACGCCAGCTACAACTTTTGGTTATGGCTTTGCCAATAATATGAACTGCAGCTCCATTGAGCATGCCGGTACACTCGTCTCCTTATGCCTGGTTGATAAAAACCATAACAACCCGACTGCTCATTAGTCCCCTTACGCACCAGTAATAAAAAACGGAGCTGCGCTTATGACGATAGACATTGCGACGACCGAAACCTTATTGATTTCACTGCTCATTCTTTTTGCCGGTTATGGCTTGAACAGTAAAATCCCCTTTTTGAAAAACAATAACATTCCAGAGCCTGTGGTCGGCGGTATCTTATTTTCCCTGTTGCTAGCGGTAGGCCACAGCGGTTTTAACCTCAATATTCAATTCGATATGGCGTTAAAAACCCCGCTGATGACACTGTTTTTCACCACAGTCGGCCTGGGTGCCAGTTATAGCCTGCTGCTTAAAGGCGGCCCTAAAGTCGCCCTTTTCCTGGGTGTCGCCACGGTATATTTACTACTGCAAAATGCCCTCGGCATCTCAATAGCCGCCGCAGCCGGATTAGAACCTTTAATGGGACTGCTTGGCGGCTCGGTCACCCTTTCCGGCGGCCATGGCAACGGCGCTACCTATGCCGAATTGTTTATCAGCGAATACAAGATGCCCGGCAATATTTTCGAACTGGCGATGGCGGCCGCAACCTTTGGCCTGATCCTGGGCGGACTGGCAGGCGGCCCGGTCAGCAAAAGGCTGATTGAAAAACATCAACTTAAAGCCCCGGATTACCGCGAAGCTCTTGACGATACCGTCACCTTTGATCCTGAAGATCATGATCACGTTACCCCGAAAAAAATGATGGAAACCCTGTTTATCATCCTGCTGTGTATGGCGATAGGCCAGGTGGCCTACCTGGAACTGAAATCTATGGCTATCGTATTACCGGCCTTTTTAGTGCCGTTGCTTTTTGGCGTACTGGCAACTAACATCGCCGAAGCCACTAAGTTTTATAAGATCAGCCGTGCCTGTATCGATCTCTGGGGCACCATGGCCTTGTCTATCTTTTTAGCTATGGCATTAATGTCGTTAAAAGTCTGGGAGTTAGCCAGCTTAGCCGGCCCTATGATGTTGATGATCTTAGCGCAAACCGCTATGTTGATGTTATTTGCCTATTTCATTACGTTTAGAATCATGGGGAAAAATTACGATGCCGCGATTATGGCGGGCGGCCATTGCGGTTTTGGCTTGGGGGCCACACCGACGGCGGTGGCCAATATGGAAGCCCTGGTGAGCCGACACGGCCCTTCGCCGCAGGCTTTTCTTGTGGTGCCTATGGTGGGTGCCTTTTTTATTGATATCACCAATGCCTTGATTATTCAGCTATATTTGAGTTTACCCTTTATTGGCAACTAGTTGGCGGTTAACATTTGATAACACCTATACCCAATCCACCTCAAGATGCAGGTTCAGAGTTCAGCGAGGTAATCAGAGCAAGGCGCAGCACGAAGAGAATGCTTGTTCCATTGTCGAGTGTTGCAACGCTGCAGGGATTTCTCGCTGAGCTCGCCTTGCTGAAATCTGCATCTTGAGGTGGATTGGGTATATATTTAAACAAAGATTTCCTGAGGACGTTAAATGCGCTTAAGACATATAGAAATTTTCCATGCCATTTATACCACCGGCTCCATCACCAATGCTGCCAAGATGCTGCATGTTTCCCAGCCTTCGGTCAGTAAAGTCTTGTCCCATGCCGAATTGCAGCTGGGCTTTAATTTGTTTGAGCGGGTCAAGGGCCGGTTGATCCCCACCGACGAGGCGGAAATGCTGTTCGATGAAGTCGATAAAATCTACCAGCAGATGCGGGCAATAAAAAACACCGCCGAAAACATCAAAAAATCCGAGTTCGGCGCCATCAGCCTGGGCGTTACCCCGGCGCTTGGCTTTGATGCCATCCCCAATGTCATTGCCGATTACCACAAGAGCTACCCCAATGTGACGTTTGATATCCAGACCCTGCACAACGAGGCCGTACTCCAGGCCCTGCTTGAGCATAAATGCGATCTCGCGGTGCTGTTCTCCCCCAACAGCATGCCGGGGGTCAGCACAAAAACCTTGTCCCAATCTGAGCTGGTCATGGTTTATCCCAAGGAAAAATTTCCCGAGTGCCCGGACAAGCTGACCTTAAACCAGGTATGCGAGGATGAGTTTATCGATATCAGCGACAGCGGCCCGCTGGGAGATATGCTGTGGGCGCGTATCATGGAAGAAAATATCAGCTTTAACTCATCCATTAAAGTGCAAACCTACTTTATCGCCGCACGCCTGGTCGCCCGCGGATTGGGCATTTGCGTGGTGGATCGTTTCACCGCTCAGGGCAACCTGGCAGACAATGTCGCCATTGCTTCCTTTGATCCGCCACTGACCTTTACCGTCAGCGCCGTGCATCTTGAAAACCGCAGTTTATCGAAAGTCACCGAGGAGTTCCTGCCATACTTAAGTAAAGGAATTTCAATAACTTAAGCAAGTTCATAACCCGGGGTTATGATCGAAAAAAGCCTTCTTACTTTTAATGCCTGCCCACAGGAGTAAGCTCACAAATAACACTAACTCTGTTATTTACGCTTTTACTTTTAGGAACCTCATTATGCACATAGCTTCTCCTTACCTGTTGTTTATCGGTGACGCCACAGATCAACTTTCCATCAAGATGGCACGCGGCGTAGCTCACTGGCGCCCCGAATTGTGTATAGCTGAATACAGTGTCGACGGCTGCACCGTCACCACAGGCCTGGAAAAGCTCGATATCAAGCAGGCAGCGGCCCGGGGCGCTAAATCTTTTGTCTTGGGATTTGCCAACAGCGGCGGCGTACTGGATAAAAAATGGCTGCCCTTTATCTTAGAGGCCCTGGAAAATGGCATGGATATCGTCAGCGGCTTGCACGATAAACTTAGCGATTTCCCCGAAGTTGCCGAAAAAGCGAAAGCATGCAAGCGACAATTATTGGATATCCGCCATCCCAAAGCAGAATTTATTACCGGCACCGGGGTTAAACGCCCGGGAAAACGTTTACTGACAGTCGGCACGGACTGCTCGGTGGGCAAAATGTACACTTCATTAAGCCTGGAAAAATCCATGAAAAAAGCCGGTATTAACGTAGATTTTCGCGCTACCGGGCAATGCGGCATCTTGATCGCCGGTACAGGTGTTGCTATAGATTGTGTGATATCCGATTTTTTATCCGGCGCCAGCGAGTCCCTTTCCCCACCTGCAGATGAAGAGCACTGGGATATAATCGAAGGCCAGGGCTCCTTATCCCATCCGGCTTTTGCCGGTGTCAGCCTGGGATTATTACACGGCTCCCAGCCCGATGCCCTGGTGATTTGCCATGATCTCAACCGCGATCATATGCGCGGCCTGCCGGGCAGCCAGCTGCCGAGCATAGCAAAAACCATTCAGCTCAACCTGGAAGCGGCAAAGCTTACCAACCCGGATGTTAAGGTGATCGGCATCACAGTCAATACTTCCAGTGTCAGCAGTGATGAAGGCAAAACCATCTGTGCGCGGCTGAGCGAGCAGTTTTCCCTGCCTTGCGTTGATCCGGTGCGTGACAGCGCAGACAGCATAGTCGCCGCCCTGACTGCGGATAAAAACACGATCCCAAGTGCGGCAACAGAGGCGATAAAAGCATGAAGGTGACGATAAAAGATAACCAAGCCGGCACGGGATTAAGTATTCAGGTCTTTAATGAGCAATTGCCGTTAAAGTCGGTTTTTCGCATCGCCCGCGGCGCTAAAACCCGGGCCGAAGTCGTCCTGGTGGCGATATCCGACGGCCAGTATACCGGCTGGGGGGAAGCCGTGCCCTATGGCCGCTACCACGAATCGGTGGCCGGGGTAAGCCAACAAATAAAGACCCTGCCCCTTGACGGTTTTAACCGTGAAAACCCGGCAGATGCGGACGCTGCCGATAAAAACCTTGCAGAGCTGATTGCCACCCTGCCTGCTGGTGCGGCGCGTAATGCCCTGGATTGTGCCTGGTGGGATCTTAAAGCCAAACGCCGGCAAAACACGGTGGCAGCACTGTTATCCCTGCCCCCGGCAACTCCCTGCATCAGCGCACAAACCTTAAGTATCGACACGCCTCAGGCGATGGCATCAGCCGTGGCCAAGCTGGATAATCCGCCGCTGGTCAAGGTAAAACTCGATAACGACAATATTATCGGTAAGATGACCGCCATCAAGCAGGCGGCGCCAGACAGTCAGTTTATTGTTGATGCCAATGAAGGCTGGTCGCTTGAGGATTTACAAAACTGCTGCGGGGCGTTAAAGGCCTTAGATGTTGTGTTAATCGAACAGCCTTTGCCTGCCGGAAACGATCAGGCCTTGATTGATTTTAACTGCCCCATTCCTTTGTGTGCAGATGAGTCCTGCCATACCCGGGCAGAGCTGGAATACCTTAAGAACCGCTACCAGGCGGTCAATATCAAACTGGATAAAACCGGCGGCCTGAGCGAAGCGGTATTATTGGCCCAAGAGGCCAGAGCCATGGGCTTTGACATTATGCTCGGCTGCATGGTGGCAAGCTCCCTGGCGATGGCACCACTGTCCTTATTATCCCCCTATGCGCAATATGTCGACCTGGACGGACCTTTATTGATAAGCAGTGACCGTCACTACGGCTTTAAATTTAACCAGGGCTTG
It includes:
- the dgcN gene encoding N-acetyltransferase DgcN; this translates as MHIASPYLLFIGDATDQLSIKMARGVAHWRPELCIAEYSVDGCTVTTGLEKLDIKQAAARGAKSFVLGFANSGGVLDKKWLPFILEALENGMDIVSGLHDKLSDFPEVAEKAKACKRQLLDIRHPKAEFITGTGVKRPGKRLLTVGTDCSVGKMYTSLSLEKSMKKAGINVDFRATGQCGILIAGTGVAIDCVISDFLSGASESLSPPADEEHWDIIEGQGSLSHPAFAGVSLGLLHGSQPDALVICHDLNRDHMRGLPGSQLPSIAKTIQLNLEAAKLTNPDVKVIGITVNTSSVSSDEGKTICARLSEQFSLPCVDPVRDSADSIVAALTADKNTIPSAATEAIKA
- the dgcA gene encoding N-acetyl-D-Glu racemase DgcA, which translates into the protein MKVTIKDNQAGTGLSIQVFNEQLPLKSVFRIARGAKTRAEVVLVAISDGQYTGWGEAVPYGRYHESVAGVSQQIKTLPLDGFNRENPADADAADKNLAELIATLPAGAARNALDCAWWDLKAKRRQNTVAALLSLPPATPCISAQTLSIDTPQAMASAVAKLDNPPLVKVKLDNDNIIGKMTAIKQAAPDSQFIVDANEGWSLEDLQNCCGALKALDVVLIEQPLPAGNDQALIDFNCPIPLCADESCHTRAELEYLKNRYQAVNIKLDKTGGLSEAVLLAQEARAMGFDIMLGCMVASSLAMAPLSLLSPYAQYVDLDGPLLISSDRHYGFKFNQGLMQPLNTRLWGGPDVNDELLNLLQQ
- the gltS gene encoding sodium/glutamate symporter, producing the protein MTIDIATTETLLISLLILFAGYGLNSKIPFLKNNNIPEPVVGGILFSLLLAVGHSGFNLNIQFDMALKTPLMTLFFTTVGLGASYSLLLKGGPKVALFLGVATVYLLLQNALGISIAAAAGLEPLMGLLGGSVTLSGGHGNGATYAELFISEYKMPGNIFELAMAAATFGLILGGLAGGPVSKRLIEKHQLKAPDYREALDDTVTFDPEDHDHVTPKKMMETLFIILLCMAIGQVAYLELKSMAIVLPAFLVPLLFGVLATNIAEATKFYKISRACIDLWGTMALSIFLAMALMSLKVWELASLAGPMMLMILAQTAMLMLFAYFITFRIMGKNYDAAIMAGGHCGFGLGATPTAVANMEALVSRHGPSPQAFLVVPMVGAFFIDITNALIIQLYLSLPFIGN
- a CDS encoding LysR family transcriptional regulator, coding for MRLRHIEIFHAIYTTGSITNAAKMLHVSQPSVSKVLSHAELQLGFNLFERVKGRLIPTDEAEMLFDEVDKIYQQMRAIKNTAENIKKSEFGAISLGVTPALGFDAIPNVIADYHKSYPNVTFDIQTLHNEAVLQALLEHKCDLAVLFSPNSMPGVSTKTLSQSELVMVYPKEKFPECPDKLTLNQVCEDEFIDISDSGPLGDMLWARIMEENISFNSSIKVQTYFIAARLVARGLGICVVDRFTAQGNLADNVAIASFDPPLTFTVSAVHLENRSLSKVTEEFLPYLSKGISIT
- a CDS encoding TonB-dependent receptor domain-containing protein yields the protein MMKQSSVPVPKYKHNLKHLSLCVISALAAQASVVGQAYAQQADSQQTDNQQTSAAEKKVERISVIGSHIKVNHDTGALPVTAISAEDIENSGAVSGAELLAEIPQQGDVAFNSSRVVGGVNDARGDVSSYNLRGLGTGNTLVLLNGRRLVLHPGTQSENFVPVTTANANTLPVRGLKRVEVLRDGAAAIYGSDAVAGVVNYALKDDYEGSELNVNYGSEEGTARDTLNLSGASGFYFNDNKSHLSLSGGYYKREMIMASEKSYSASSDLRGNSRFPDEVGITGTDDDGNPIYNSDLNGLNSSTPWGEFRTSTLGTFHLQPDSLSGCEDSADVGNPTTTLNVEGVCVDGGSQPTSDGYDRNSERSLSSGIERANFYGLLTHELSESTELYAEALYYYAEAERVREQTANLTSQRFTIAADAFYNPFGETVDLRKYRPVDTGPRNIEVTDKSYRLLTGLRGYFNDWDWDSAVLYSKATTEDKANRIHSQRFQQAINSTDQATAYDVFNGADVNNTNVGDPTGNSQTVIDNFMIDVVRDSETELALVDFKISKGDIFELPAGDVGFAAGIEYRYESFSDVRSDALNTSESFLDIVGGAKDVDQYASVVLGSSPTPDASGSRNVFSAYSEFAIPLLEGLPFVERLDMQLAARYERFSDVGDILKPKAALSWIINDYVQFRASYAEGFKAPGLPQVVAVDISRVNNRNDPITDSRYGVLEVRSGSDTLKPEESESLSWGFVVQPTQSLTLTADWWQLEQSDTVGLIHSQTQLLYDAMLRHQDPNGGGNPVVTRGGDDNEVVAVVNDYINLQDREAAGIDFSISYDLDTGWGDFKFKANAARLTKFYQAADDITAQVIAAQNSGDAALVEALQYQGEDVTITGSGDLVEQDGRPEWRMTSSIGWKNGAWGAGLKYRYVGGFEDTSLDYSIGEEDFKYQVKSFSKFDAYVNYRLPKDVLDKTKVTFGIKNIGDKAPPIADETFGYNSSVHSSLGRYFYMNVNKKF